In one Trichlorobacter lovleyi SZ genomic region, the following are encoded:
- a CDS encoding tetratricopeptide repeat protein — protein sequence MESSRLQSQHSDPDRILINTPPNSRTTQGSREGQAAGDRIVRYNQLLLKADTAYLSGDYSTAISAYQEALRLSPDNQLVYQKLGEAYFSAGEDEEALATFKTYLKKSTSTSARIHYVSGVLLERQGNIDAALDEYNAAMAIDPIHSGARRRRADIYIIRGEFKKAINEYQILHEASPNSPILLYKLSRAYVKDKQFDKALEVYRQAINLDDGNIEIQREYALLLRQRGHYHEAENAYSAILEKQPDDEVALNGIIFVYVKQKQYEGLTSFLEKQQGRDANNPDHPYRLGLIYEYRRMFQEALDAYKRSLDLKSSAKAYRALGRVLLKAGKKAEAKAALESARKIDPKAPEVRSLLMQLKAENRVQNLKKHKKKISKSRKKKGKTRKSTTKTREKPKKTVKMQSKKQ from the coding sequence CCCGATCGTATTCTAATAAACACCCCGCCTAACTCACGAACTACTCAGGGTTCAAGAGAAGGACAAGCTGCTGGCGACAGGATTGTTCGCTATAATCAGCTCTTGTTAAAAGCTGACACTGCCTACTTGTCAGGAGATTACAGCACCGCGATTTCAGCCTATCAGGAAGCCTTACGTCTTAGTCCCGACAACCAGCTGGTTTATCAAAAGCTTGGTGAAGCGTATTTTTCAGCCGGAGAAGACGAAGAGGCATTGGCAACATTCAAGACATATCTTAAAAAAAGCACGTCAACTTCAGCGCGAATCCACTATGTCTCAGGAGTATTGCTGGAGCGTCAAGGCAATATTGATGCGGCTTTAGATGAATACAATGCCGCGATGGCAATTGATCCAATCCACAGCGGGGCTCGTCGAAGACGGGCTGACATCTATATAATACGGGGAGAATTCAAAAAAGCGATCAACGAGTACCAGATATTACACGAAGCTTCACCGAACAGCCCGATTCTCTTATACAAGCTTTCCCGCGCCTATGTAAAAGACAAGCAATTCGATAAAGCTCTTGAGGTATACAGGCAAGCCATTAATCTTGATGATGGTAATATAGAAATTCAGCGTGAGTATGCTTTGCTGCTCAGACAACGTGGTCATTACCATGAAGCTGAAAACGCCTATTCTGCTATACTCGAAAAACAGCCCGACGATGAGGTCGCACTTAACGGGATCATATTTGTCTATGTTAAACAGAAGCAATATGAAGGCCTTACTTCTTTTCTGGAAAAGCAGCAAGGAAGGGACGCTAACAATCCAGATCATCCTTACCGCCTGGGATTAATTTATGAATATCGGCGTATGTTCCAAGAGGCGCTTGATGCCTACAAACGATCTTTAGACTTAAAGTCTTCAGCCAAAGCATATCGAGCCCTTGGTCGGGTTCTGCTCAAAGCTGGAAAAAAAGCAGAAGCAAAAGCAGCCCTTGAATCAGCGCGAAAGATAGACCCCAAGGCCCCTGAGGTGCGCAGCCTGTTAATGCAGCTTAAGGCTGAAAACAGGGTGCAAAACCTAAAAAAACACAAGAAAAAGATATCAAAATCCAGGAAAAAGAAGGGCAAAACGAGAAAATCTACAACCAAAACCAGAGAAAAACCTAAAAAAACTGTTAAAATGCAATCAAAAAAGCAGTAG